The Aphelocoma coerulescens isolate FSJ_1873_10779 chromosome 14, UR_Acoe_1.0, whole genome shotgun sequence genome has a window encoding:
- the RHBDF1 gene encoding inactive rhomboid protein 1 isoform X1, with amino-acid sequence MSEARHDSTSSLQRKKPPWLKLDIPVPVPMSVPEEPPQPVQATRRQAFLRSVSMPADNSRVPSLPHDPARRPVLQRQTSITQTIKSRQVRFQRSQTLPARGHRGGRSSLRKRQSLPRSFFRGTADWFGVSKDSDATQKWQRKSLRHCSLRYGKLKPQVIREMDLPSQDNISLTSTETPPPLYVGPCQLGMQKIIDPLARGRAFRMAEDTDGCSIPHTPITPGATSLCSFTSSRSGFNRLPRRRKRESVAKMSFRAAAALVKGRSVKDSTLRRAQRRSFTPASFLEEDTVDFPDELDTSFFAREGVLHEELSTYPDEVFESPSEAAIKDAEVKPPDQTDLTGGALDKNELERSHLLLPLERGWRKQKDGGLAQPKVRLRQEVVSVSPQKRGQRIAVPVRKLFAKEKRPYGLGMVGKLTNRTYRKRIDSYVKRQIEDMDDHRPFFTYWVTFVHSLITILAVCIYGIAPVGFSQHETVDSVLRNRGVYENVKYVQQENFWIGPSSEALIHLGAKFSPCMRQDQQVHSFISAKREKEKHSACCVRNDKSGCVQTSEEECSSTLAVWVKWPHHPSTPMLAGNKRQFGSVCHQDPRVCEQPASMEPHEWPDDITKWPICTKNSAGNYTNHLHMDCVITGRPCCIGTKGRCEITSREYCEFMRGYFHEEATLCSQVHCMDDVCGLLPFLNPEVPDQFYRLWLSLFLHAGILHCLVSVCFQMTILRDLEKLAGWHRISIIYLLSGITGNLASAIFLPYRAEVGPAGSQFGILACLFVELFQSWQILARPWRAFFKLLAVVLFLFAFGLLPWIDNFAHISGFISGFFLSFAFLPYISFGKFDLYRKRCQIIVFQLIFIALFSGLVILFYFYPIKCEWCEFLTCIPFTDKFCEKYDLDAQLH; translated from the exons ATGTCGGAGGCACGACACGACAGCACAAGCAGTTTACAGCGGAAGAAGCCACCATGGTTAAAACTGGACatcccggtgccggtgcccaTGTCCGTGCCAGAAGAGCCCCCCCAGCCCGTGCAG GCGACGCGGCGCCAGGCGTTCCTGCGGAGCGTGAGCATGCCGGCCGACAACAGCCGCGTGCCGTCCCTGCCCCACGACCCTGCCCGGAGACCGGTGCTACAACGACAGACCTCAATCACCCAGACCATCAAGAG CAGACAGGTTCGGTTTCAGAGGAGTCAGACCCTGCCCGCTCGTGGGCACCGGGGGGGCAGGAGCTCCCTGAGAAAGCGGCAGTCCCTGCCCCGATCGTTTTTCAG AGGCACGGCAGACTGGTTTGGGGTGAGCAAAGACAGCGACGCTACTCAGAAATGGCAGAGGAAGAGCCTCCGCCACTGCAGCCTGCGCTATGGGAAGCTCAAGCCTCAGGTCATCCGGGAGATGGACTTGCCCAGTCAGGACAATATTTCTCTGACAAGCACAGAGACCCCTCCTCCGCTCTATGTGGGACCCTGCCAGCTGGGCATGCAGAAG ATCATAGACCCCCTGGCCCGCGGGCGAGCATTCCGGATGGCCGAGGACACCGACGGCTGCAGCATCCCCCACACGCCCATCACGCCGGGGGCCACGTCCCTCTGCTCCTTCACCAGCTCCCGCTCGGGCTTCAACCGCCTCCCGCGGCGCCGCAAGCGCGAGTCCGTGGCCAAAATGAGCTTCCGAGCGGCCGCCGCGCTGGTGAAG ggccgCTCTGTGAAGGACAGCACCCTGAGGAGGGCCCAGCGGCGCAGCTTCACCCCCGCCAGCTTCCTGGAGGAGGACACGGTGGATTTCCCAGATGAGCTCGACACTTCGTTCTTTGCTCGG GAAGGAGTCCTTCATGAGGAGCTCTCTACTTACCCAGATGAAGTGTTCGAGTCGCCATCAGAAGCTGCAATCAAAGATGCTGAGGTGAAGCCTCCAGATCAGACAGATCTCACAGGAGGTGCCTTGGACAAAAATGAGCTCGAAAGAAGCCACTTACTACT CCCCCTGGAGCGAGGCTGGAGGAAGCAAAAGGATGGGGGCCTGGCACAGCCCAAGGTGCGCTTGCGGCAGGAGGTGGTGAGCGTGAGCCCCCAGAAGCGAGGCCAGCGCATCGCTGTCCCTGTGAGAAAGCTCTTTGCCAAGGAGAAGAGGCCCTACGGGCTGGGCATGGTGGGGAAGCTGACCAACAGGACCTACCGCAAGCGCATCGACAGCTACGTCAAGCGGCAGATCGAGGACATGGATGACCACAG GCCTTTCTTTACTTACTGGGTCACCTTTGTGCATTCACTCATCACCATCCTCGCTGTGTGCATCTACGGCATCGCCCCTGTGGGGTTCTCACAACATGAAACTGTTGATTCA GTCTTGCGAAACAGAGGGGTTTATGAAAATGTCAAATATGTTCAGCAGGAAAACTTCTGGATCGGCCCCAGCTCA GAGGCCCTAATCCACCTGGGGGCCAAGTTCTCCCCGTGCATGAGGCAGGACCAGCAGGTGCACAGCTTCATCAGCGCCAAGCGGGAGAAGGAGAAGCACTCGGCGTGCTGCGTGCGCAATGACAAGTCAGGCTGCGTGCAGACCTCGGAGGAGGAGTGCTCA TCCACGCTGGCCGTCTGGGTGAAGTGGCCCCATCACCCCAGCACACCGATGCTGGCAGGAAACAAGAGGCAGTTTGGCTCTGTTTGTCATCAGGACCCCAG GGTGTGTGAGCAGCCAGCCTCGATGGAGCCGCACGAGTGGCCAGATGACATCACCAAGTGGCCG atctgCACAAAAAACAGTGCTGGGAATTACACCAACCACCTCCACATGGACTGTGTGATTACAGGCCGGCCCTGCTGCATTGGGACCAAGGGAAG GTGTGAAATAACCTCCCGGGAGTATTGTGAATTTATGCGGGGCTATTTCCATGAGGAGGCAACGCTCTGCTCTCAG GTGCACTGCATGGATGATGTCTGTGGGCTCCTTCCTTTCCTAAATCCAGAAGTCCCTGACCAGTTCTACCGCCTCTGGCTCTCACTTTTCCTCCATGCTGG GATCCTGCACTGTCTGGTTTCAGTCTGTTTCCAAATGACGATCCTGCGGGACCTAGAGAAGCTGGCAGGATGGCACCGCATCTCTATCATCTACCTTCTCAGTGGCATCACTGGGAACCTTGCCAGTGCAATATTTCTACCCTACAGAGCAGAG GTTGGCCCTGCAGGATCCCAGTTTGGAATTCTGGCCTGTCTCTTTGTGGAGCTCTTCCAGAGTTGGCAAATCCTGGCACGCCCATGGAGGGCTTTCTTCaagctgctggctgtggtgctctttctttttgcctttggCCTCCTGCCTTGGATCGATAATTTCGCTCACATTTCAGGATTTATCAGTggtttcttcctctcctttgcctTCCTGCCCTACATTAGCTTTGGGAAGTTTGATTTATATAGGAAACGATGCCAAATTATAGTTTTCCAGCTCATCTTCATTGCACTCTTCTCAGGACTGGTGATTCTGTTCTATTTCTACCCCATCAAGTGCGAGTGGTGCGAGTTCCTCACTTGTATACCCTTCACAGACAAGTTCTGCGAGAAATACGACCTGGATGCACAGCTCCACTGA
- the RHBDF1 gene encoding inactive rhomboid protein 1 isoform X2: MSEARHDSTSSLQRKKPPWLKLDIPVPVPMSVPEEPPQPVQATRRQAFLRSVSMPADNSRVPSLPHDPARRPVLQRQTSITQTIKRQVRFQRSQTLPARGHRGGRSSLRKRQSLPRSFFRGTADWFGVSKDSDATQKWQRKSLRHCSLRYGKLKPQVIREMDLPSQDNISLTSTETPPPLYVGPCQLGMQKIIDPLARGRAFRMAEDTDGCSIPHTPITPGATSLCSFTSSRSGFNRLPRRRKRESVAKMSFRAAAALVKGRSVKDSTLRRAQRRSFTPASFLEEDTVDFPDELDTSFFAREGVLHEELSTYPDEVFESPSEAAIKDAEVKPPDQTDLTGGALDKNELERSHLLLPLERGWRKQKDGGLAQPKVRLRQEVVSVSPQKRGQRIAVPVRKLFAKEKRPYGLGMVGKLTNRTYRKRIDSYVKRQIEDMDDHRPFFTYWVTFVHSLITILAVCIYGIAPVGFSQHETVDSVLRNRGVYENVKYVQQENFWIGPSSEALIHLGAKFSPCMRQDQQVHSFISAKREKEKHSACCVRNDKSGCVQTSEEECSSTLAVWVKWPHHPSTPMLAGNKRQFGSVCHQDPRVCEQPASMEPHEWPDDITKWPICTKNSAGNYTNHLHMDCVITGRPCCIGTKGRCEITSREYCEFMRGYFHEEATLCSQVHCMDDVCGLLPFLNPEVPDQFYRLWLSLFLHAGILHCLVSVCFQMTILRDLEKLAGWHRISIIYLLSGITGNLASAIFLPYRAEVGPAGSQFGILACLFVELFQSWQILARPWRAFFKLLAVVLFLFAFGLLPWIDNFAHISGFISGFFLSFAFLPYISFGKFDLYRKRCQIIVFQLIFIALFSGLVILFYFYPIKCEWCEFLTCIPFTDKFCEKYDLDAQLH, translated from the exons ATGTCGGAGGCACGACACGACAGCACAAGCAGTTTACAGCGGAAGAAGCCACCATGGTTAAAACTGGACatcccggtgccggtgcccaTGTCCGTGCCAGAAGAGCCCCCCCAGCCCGTGCAG GCGACGCGGCGCCAGGCGTTCCTGCGGAGCGTGAGCATGCCGGCCGACAACAGCCGCGTGCCGTCCCTGCCCCACGACCCTGCCCGGAGACCGGTGCTACAACGACAGACCTCAATCACCCAGACCATCAAGAG ACAGGTTCGGTTTCAGAGGAGTCAGACCCTGCCCGCTCGTGGGCACCGGGGGGGCAGGAGCTCCCTGAGAAAGCGGCAGTCCCTGCCCCGATCGTTTTTCAG AGGCACGGCAGACTGGTTTGGGGTGAGCAAAGACAGCGACGCTACTCAGAAATGGCAGAGGAAGAGCCTCCGCCACTGCAGCCTGCGCTATGGGAAGCTCAAGCCTCAGGTCATCCGGGAGATGGACTTGCCCAGTCAGGACAATATTTCTCTGACAAGCACAGAGACCCCTCCTCCGCTCTATGTGGGACCCTGCCAGCTGGGCATGCAGAAG ATCATAGACCCCCTGGCCCGCGGGCGAGCATTCCGGATGGCCGAGGACACCGACGGCTGCAGCATCCCCCACACGCCCATCACGCCGGGGGCCACGTCCCTCTGCTCCTTCACCAGCTCCCGCTCGGGCTTCAACCGCCTCCCGCGGCGCCGCAAGCGCGAGTCCGTGGCCAAAATGAGCTTCCGAGCGGCCGCCGCGCTGGTGAAG ggccgCTCTGTGAAGGACAGCACCCTGAGGAGGGCCCAGCGGCGCAGCTTCACCCCCGCCAGCTTCCTGGAGGAGGACACGGTGGATTTCCCAGATGAGCTCGACACTTCGTTCTTTGCTCGG GAAGGAGTCCTTCATGAGGAGCTCTCTACTTACCCAGATGAAGTGTTCGAGTCGCCATCAGAAGCTGCAATCAAAGATGCTGAGGTGAAGCCTCCAGATCAGACAGATCTCACAGGAGGTGCCTTGGACAAAAATGAGCTCGAAAGAAGCCACTTACTACT CCCCCTGGAGCGAGGCTGGAGGAAGCAAAAGGATGGGGGCCTGGCACAGCCCAAGGTGCGCTTGCGGCAGGAGGTGGTGAGCGTGAGCCCCCAGAAGCGAGGCCAGCGCATCGCTGTCCCTGTGAGAAAGCTCTTTGCCAAGGAGAAGAGGCCCTACGGGCTGGGCATGGTGGGGAAGCTGACCAACAGGACCTACCGCAAGCGCATCGACAGCTACGTCAAGCGGCAGATCGAGGACATGGATGACCACAG GCCTTTCTTTACTTACTGGGTCACCTTTGTGCATTCACTCATCACCATCCTCGCTGTGTGCATCTACGGCATCGCCCCTGTGGGGTTCTCACAACATGAAACTGTTGATTCA GTCTTGCGAAACAGAGGGGTTTATGAAAATGTCAAATATGTTCAGCAGGAAAACTTCTGGATCGGCCCCAGCTCA GAGGCCCTAATCCACCTGGGGGCCAAGTTCTCCCCGTGCATGAGGCAGGACCAGCAGGTGCACAGCTTCATCAGCGCCAAGCGGGAGAAGGAGAAGCACTCGGCGTGCTGCGTGCGCAATGACAAGTCAGGCTGCGTGCAGACCTCGGAGGAGGAGTGCTCA TCCACGCTGGCCGTCTGGGTGAAGTGGCCCCATCACCCCAGCACACCGATGCTGGCAGGAAACAAGAGGCAGTTTGGCTCTGTTTGTCATCAGGACCCCAG GGTGTGTGAGCAGCCAGCCTCGATGGAGCCGCACGAGTGGCCAGATGACATCACCAAGTGGCCG atctgCACAAAAAACAGTGCTGGGAATTACACCAACCACCTCCACATGGACTGTGTGATTACAGGCCGGCCCTGCTGCATTGGGACCAAGGGAAG GTGTGAAATAACCTCCCGGGAGTATTGTGAATTTATGCGGGGCTATTTCCATGAGGAGGCAACGCTCTGCTCTCAG GTGCACTGCATGGATGATGTCTGTGGGCTCCTTCCTTTCCTAAATCCAGAAGTCCCTGACCAGTTCTACCGCCTCTGGCTCTCACTTTTCCTCCATGCTGG GATCCTGCACTGTCTGGTTTCAGTCTGTTTCCAAATGACGATCCTGCGGGACCTAGAGAAGCTGGCAGGATGGCACCGCATCTCTATCATCTACCTTCTCAGTGGCATCACTGGGAACCTTGCCAGTGCAATATTTCTACCCTACAGAGCAGAG GTTGGCCCTGCAGGATCCCAGTTTGGAATTCTGGCCTGTCTCTTTGTGGAGCTCTTCCAGAGTTGGCAAATCCTGGCACGCCCATGGAGGGCTTTCTTCaagctgctggctgtggtgctctttctttttgcctttggCCTCCTGCCTTGGATCGATAATTTCGCTCACATTTCAGGATTTATCAGTggtttcttcctctcctttgcctTCCTGCCCTACATTAGCTTTGGGAAGTTTGATTTATATAGGAAACGATGCCAAATTATAGTTTTCCAGCTCATCTTCATTGCACTCTTCTCAGGACTGGTGATTCTGTTCTATTTCTACCCCATCAAGTGCGAGTGGTGCGAGTTCCTCACTTGTATACCCTTCACAGACAAGTTCTGCGAGAAATACGACCTGGATGCACAGCTCCACTGA
- the RHBDF1 gene encoding inactive rhomboid protein 1 isoform X3: MSEARHDSTSSLQRKKPPWLKLDIPVPVPMSVPEEPPQPVQATRRQAFLRSVSMPADNSRVPSLPHDPARRPVLQRQTSITQTIKRGTADWFGVSKDSDATQKWQRKSLRHCSLRYGKLKPQVIREMDLPSQDNISLTSTETPPPLYVGPCQLGMQKIIDPLARGRAFRMAEDTDGCSIPHTPITPGATSLCSFTSSRSGFNRLPRRRKRESVAKMSFRAAAALVKGRSVKDSTLRRAQRRSFTPASFLEEDTVDFPDELDTSFFAREGVLHEELSTYPDEVFESPSEAAIKDAEVKPPDQTDLTGGALDKNELERSHLLLPLERGWRKQKDGGLAQPKVRLRQEVVSVSPQKRGQRIAVPVRKLFAKEKRPYGLGMVGKLTNRTYRKRIDSYVKRQIEDMDDHRPFFTYWVTFVHSLITILAVCIYGIAPVGFSQHETVDSVLRNRGVYENVKYVQQENFWIGPSSEALIHLGAKFSPCMRQDQQVHSFISAKREKEKHSACCVRNDKSGCVQTSEEECSSTLAVWVKWPHHPSTPMLAGNKRQFGSVCHQDPRVCEQPASMEPHEWPDDITKWPICTKNSAGNYTNHLHMDCVITGRPCCIGTKGRCEITSREYCEFMRGYFHEEATLCSQVHCMDDVCGLLPFLNPEVPDQFYRLWLSLFLHAGILHCLVSVCFQMTILRDLEKLAGWHRISIIYLLSGITGNLASAIFLPYRAEVGPAGSQFGILACLFVELFQSWQILARPWRAFFKLLAVVLFLFAFGLLPWIDNFAHISGFISGFFLSFAFLPYISFGKFDLYRKRCQIIVFQLIFIALFSGLVILFYFYPIKCEWCEFLTCIPFTDKFCEKYDLDAQLH, encoded by the exons ATGTCGGAGGCACGACACGACAGCACAAGCAGTTTACAGCGGAAGAAGCCACCATGGTTAAAACTGGACatcccggtgccggtgcccaTGTCCGTGCCAGAAGAGCCCCCCCAGCCCGTGCAG GCGACGCGGCGCCAGGCGTTCCTGCGGAGCGTGAGCATGCCGGCCGACAACAGCCGCGTGCCGTCCCTGCCCCACGACCCTGCCCGGAGACCGGTGCTACAACGACAGACCTCAATCACCCAGACCATCAAGAG AGGCACGGCAGACTGGTTTGGGGTGAGCAAAGACAGCGACGCTACTCAGAAATGGCAGAGGAAGAGCCTCCGCCACTGCAGCCTGCGCTATGGGAAGCTCAAGCCTCAGGTCATCCGGGAGATGGACTTGCCCAGTCAGGACAATATTTCTCTGACAAGCACAGAGACCCCTCCTCCGCTCTATGTGGGACCCTGCCAGCTGGGCATGCAGAAG ATCATAGACCCCCTGGCCCGCGGGCGAGCATTCCGGATGGCCGAGGACACCGACGGCTGCAGCATCCCCCACACGCCCATCACGCCGGGGGCCACGTCCCTCTGCTCCTTCACCAGCTCCCGCTCGGGCTTCAACCGCCTCCCGCGGCGCCGCAAGCGCGAGTCCGTGGCCAAAATGAGCTTCCGAGCGGCCGCCGCGCTGGTGAAG ggccgCTCTGTGAAGGACAGCACCCTGAGGAGGGCCCAGCGGCGCAGCTTCACCCCCGCCAGCTTCCTGGAGGAGGACACGGTGGATTTCCCAGATGAGCTCGACACTTCGTTCTTTGCTCGG GAAGGAGTCCTTCATGAGGAGCTCTCTACTTACCCAGATGAAGTGTTCGAGTCGCCATCAGAAGCTGCAATCAAAGATGCTGAGGTGAAGCCTCCAGATCAGACAGATCTCACAGGAGGTGCCTTGGACAAAAATGAGCTCGAAAGAAGCCACTTACTACT CCCCCTGGAGCGAGGCTGGAGGAAGCAAAAGGATGGGGGCCTGGCACAGCCCAAGGTGCGCTTGCGGCAGGAGGTGGTGAGCGTGAGCCCCCAGAAGCGAGGCCAGCGCATCGCTGTCCCTGTGAGAAAGCTCTTTGCCAAGGAGAAGAGGCCCTACGGGCTGGGCATGGTGGGGAAGCTGACCAACAGGACCTACCGCAAGCGCATCGACAGCTACGTCAAGCGGCAGATCGAGGACATGGATGACCACAG GCCTTTCTTTACTTACTGGGTCACCTTTGTGCATTCACTCATCACCATCCTCGCTGTGTGCATCTACGGCATCGCCCCTGTGGGGTTCTCACAACATGAAACTGTTGATTCA GTCTTGCGAAACAGAGGGGTTTATGAAAATGTCAAATATGTTCAGCAGGAAAACTTCTGGATCGGCCCCAGCTCA GAGGCCCTAATCCACCTGGGGGCCAAGTTCTCCCCGTGCATGAGGCAGGACCAGCAGGTGCACAGCTTCATCAGCGCCAAGCGGGAGAAGGAGAAGCACTCGGCGTGCTGCGTGCGCAATGACAAGTCAGGCTGCGTGCAGACCTCGGAGGAGGAGTGCTCA TCCACGCTGGCCGTCTGGGTGAAGTGGCCCCATCACCCCAGCACACCGATGCTGGCAGGAAACAAGAGGCAGTTTGGCTCTGTTTGTCATCAGGACCCCAG GGTGTGTGAGCAGCCAGCCTCGATGGAGCCGCACGAGTGGCCAGATGACATCACCAAGTGGCCG atctgCACAAAAAACAGTGCTGGGAATTACACCAACCACCTCCACATGGACTGTGTGATTACAGGCCGGCCCTGCTGCATTGGGACCAAGGGAAG GTGTGAAATAACCTCCCGGGAGTATTGTGAATTTATGCGGGGCTATTTCCATGAGGAGGCAACGCTCTGCTCTCAG GTGCACTGCATGGATGATGTCTGTGGGCTCCTTCCTTTCCTAAATCCAGAAGTCCCTGACCAGTTCTACCGCCTCTGGCTCTCACTTTTCCTCCATGCTGG GATCCTGCACTGTCTGGTTTCAGTCTGTTTCCAAATGACGATCCTGCGGGACCTAGAGAAGCTGGCAGGATGGCACCGCATCTCTATCATCTACCTTCTCAGTGGCATCACTGGGAACCTTGCCAGTGCAATATTTCTACCCTACAGAGCAGAG GTTGGCCCTGCAGGATCCCAGTTTGGAATTCTGGCCTGTCTCTTTGTGGAGCTCTTCCAGAGTTGGCAAATCCTGGCACGCCCATGGAGGGCTTTCTTCaagctgctggctgtggtgctctttctttttgcctttggCCTCCTGCCTTGGATCGATAATTTCGCTCACATTTCAGGATTTATCAGTggtttcttcctctcctttgcctTCCTGCCCTACATTAGCTTTGGGAAGTTTGATTTATATAGGAAACGATGCCAAATTATAGTTTTCCAGCTCATCTTCATTGCACTCTTCTCAGGACTGGTGATTCTGTTCTATTTCTACCCCATCAAGTGCGAGTGGTGCGAGTTCCTCACTTGTATACCCTTCACAGACAAGTTCTGCGAGAAATACGACCTGGATGCACAGCTCCACTGA
- the RHBDF1 gene encoding inactive rhomboid protein 1 isoform X4, which produces MSEARHDSTSSLQRKKPPWLKLDIPVPVPMSVPEEPPQPVQATRRQAFLRSVSMPADNSRVPSLPHDPARRPVLQRQTSITQTIKSRQVRFQRSQTLPARGHRGGRSSLRKRQSLPRSFFRGTADWFGVSKDSDATQKWQRKSLRHCSLRYGKLKPQVIREMDLPSQDNISLTSTETPPPLYVGPCQLGMQKIIDPLARGRAFRMAEDTDGCSIPHTPITPGATSLCSFTSSRSGFNRLPRRRKRESVAKMSFRAAAALVKGRSVKDSTLRRAQRRSFTPASFLEEDTVDFPDELDTSFFAREGVLHEELSTYPDEVFESPSEAAIKDAEVKPPDQTDLTGGALDKNELERSHLLLPLERGWRKQKDGGLAQPKVRLRQEVVSVSPQKRGQRIAVPVRKLFAKEKRPYGLGMVGKLTNRTYRKRIDSYVKRQIEDMDDHRPFFTYWVTFVHSLITILAVCIYGIAPVGFSQHETVDSVLRNRGVYENVKYVQQENFWIGPSSEALIHLGAKFSPCMRQDQQVHSFISAKREKEKHSACCVRNDKSGCVQTSEEECSSTLAVWVKWPHHPSTPMLAGNKRQFGSVCHQDPRVCEQPASMEPHEWPDDITKWPICTKNSAGNYTNHLHMDCVITGRPCCIGTKGRCEITSREYCEFMRGYFHEEATLCSQVHCMDDVCGLLPFLNPEVPDQFYRLWLSLFLHAGLALQDPSLEFWPVSLWSSSRVGKSWHAHGGLSSSCWLWCSFFLPLASCLGSIISLTFQDLSVVSSSPLPSCPTLALGSLIYIGNDAKL; this is translated from the exons ATGTCGGAGGCACGACACGACAGCACAAGCAGTTTACAGCGGAAGAAGCCACCATGGTTAAAACTGGACatcccggtgccggtgcccaTGTCCGTGCCAGAAGAGCCCCCCCAGCCCGTGCAG GCGACGCGGCGCCAGGCGTTCCTGCGGAGCGTGAGCATGCCGGCCGACAACAGCCGCGTGCCGTCCCTGCCCCACGACCCTGCCCGGAGACCGGTGCTACAACGACAGACCTCAATCACCCAGACCATCAAGAG CAGACAGGTTCGGTTTCAGAGGAGTCAGACCCTGCCCGCTCGTGGGCACCGGGGGGGCAGGAGCTCCCTGAGAAAGCGGCAGTCCCTGCCCCGATCGTTTTTCAG AGGCACGGCAGACTGGTTTGGGGTGAGCAAAGACAGCGACGCTACTCAGAAATGGCAGAGGAAGAGCCTCCGCCACTGCAGCCTGCGCTATGGGAAGCTCAAGCCTCAGGTCATCCGGGAGATGGACTTGCCCAGTCAGGACAATATTTCTCTGACAAGCACAGAGACCCCTCCTCCGCTCTATGTGGGACCCTGCCAGCTGGGCATGCAGAAG ATCATAGACCCCCTGGCCCGCGGGCGAGCATTCCGGATGGCCGAGGACACCGACGGCTGCAGCATCCCCCACACGCCCATCACGCCGGGGGCCACGTCCCTCTGCTCCTTCACCAGCTCCCGCTCGGGCTTCAACCGCCTCCCGCGGCGCCGCAAGCGCGAGTCCGTGGCCAAAATGAGCTTCCGAGCGGCCGCCGCGCTGGTGAAG ggccgCTCTGTGAAGGACAGCACCCTGAGGAGGGCCCAGCGGCGCAGCTTCACCCCCGCCAGCTTCCTGGAGGAGGACACGGTGGATTTCCCAGATGAGCTCGACACTTCGTTCTTTGCTCGG GAAGGAGTCCTTCATGAGGAGCTCTCTACTTACCCAGATGAAGTGTTCGAGTCGCCATCAGAAGCTGCAATCAAAGATGCTGAGGTGAAGCCTCCAGATCAGACAGATCTCACAGGAGGTGCCTTGGACAAAAATGAGCTCGAAAGAAGCCACTTACTACT CCCCCTGGAGCGAGGCTGGAGGAAGCAAAAGGATGGGGGCCTGGCACAGCCCAAGGTGCGCTTGCGGCAGGAGGTGGTGAGCGTGAGCCCCCAGAAGCGAGGCCAGCGCATCGCTGTCCCTGTGAGAAAGCTCTTTGCCAAGGAGAAGAGGCCCTACGGGCTGGGCATGGTGGGGAAGCTGACCAACAGGACCTACCGCAAGCGCATCGACAGCTACGTCAAGCGGCAGATCGAGGACATGGATGACCACAG GCCTTTCTTTACTTACTGGGTCACCTTTGTGCATTCACTCATCACCATCCTCGCTGTGTGCATCTACGGCATCGCCCCTGTGGGGTTCTCACAACATGAAACTGTTGATTCA GTCTTGCGAAACAGAGGGGTTTATGAAAATGTCAAATATGTTCAGCAGGAAAACTTCTGGATCGGCCCCAGCTCA GAGGCCCTAATCCACCTGGGGGCCAAGTTCTCCCCGTGCATGAGGCAGGACCAGCAGGTGCACAGCTTCATCAGCGCCAAGCGGGAGAAGGAGAAGCACTCGGCGTGCTGCGTGCGCAATGACAAGTCAGGCTGCGTGCAGACCTCGGAGGAGGAGTGCTCA TCCACGCTGGCCGTCTGGGTGAAGTGGCCCCATCACCCCAGCACACCGATGCTGGCAGGAAACAAGAGGCAGTTTGGCTCTGTTTGTCATCAGGACCCCAG GGTGTGTGAGCAGCCAGCCTCGATGGAGCCGCACGAGTGGCCAGATGACATCACCAAGTGGCCG atctgCACAAAAAACAGTGCTGGGAATTACACCAACCACCTCCACATGGACTGTGTGATTACAGGCCGGCCCTGCTGCATTGGGACCAAGGGAAG GTGTGAAATAACCTCCCGGGAGTATTGTGAATTTATGCGGGGCTATTTCCATGAGGAGGCAACGCTCTGCTCTCAG GTGCACTGCATGGATGATGTCTGTGGGCTCCTTCCTTTCCTAAATCCAGAAGTCCCTGACCAGTTCTACCGCCTCTGGCTCTCACTTTTCCTCCATGCTGG GTTGGCCCTGCAGGATCCCAGTTTGGAATTCTGGCCTGTCTCTTTGTGGAGCTCTTCCAGAGTTGGCAAATCCTGGCACGCCCATGGAGGGCTTTCTTCaagctgctggctgtggtgctctttctttttgcctttggCCTCCTGCCTTGGATCGATAATTTCGCTCACATTTCAGGATTTATCAGTggtttcttcctctcctttgcctTCCTGCCCTACATTAGCTTTGGGAAGTTTGATTTATATAGGAAACGATGCCAAATTATAG